A genomic segment from Glycine max cultivar Williams 82 chromosome 1, Glycine_max_v4.0, whole genome shotgun sequence encodes:
- the HSF-04 gene encoding heat stress transcription factor A-1b encodes MEGASWNSSVCVAPFLSKTYDMVDDPSTDLVVSWGENNNSFVVWNVPQFATDILPNHFKHNNFSSFVRQLNTYGFRKVDPDRWEFANEGFLRGEKQLLKSISRRKSAHVNGSQQASQVHKSAAGACVEVGKFGLEEEVERLKRDKNVLMQELVRLRQKQQGTDNQLQNVGQRVQSMEQRQQQMMSFLAKAMQSPGFLAQFVQQQNESSKHIPGSNKKRRLQRQEEDSLATKDLHSSLDGHIVKYQSSINEAAKALFRQILQINNSTTQSSIKNPDVFLIDDIPSAIASDSSSSSTQVSNVMVPPISELTSMEVGSQFPLSCMPSNISEVQSSPAVLGFCRSQGMETESSLLNHELNVMGADTRNMGEIDMMSTVLDEADEADHFSPDTDGISKLPEISDEFWELFLRPSPLTEDTEETKCSSLGCGLTEDQGLPSEMGNKQENFDTIQHVDCLTQQMGLHALEY; translated from the exons TACGAcatggttgatgatccttccacCGACTTAGTGGTGTCGTGGGGCGAAAACAACAACTCCTTTGTTGTTTGGAACGTTCCCCAATTCGCCACAGACATCTTGCCCAATCATTTTAAGCACAACAACTTCTCCAGCTTCGTCAGACAGTTGAATACTTAT GGTTTTAGAAAGGTTGACCCAGATCGATGGGAATTTGCAAATGAAGGATTTTTAAGAGGTgaaaaacaacttttaaaaagtatcAGTAGGCGGAAATCTGCTCATGTAAATGGTAGTCAACAAGCATCTCAAGTGCATAAATCAGCTGCTGGAGCATGTGTTGAAGTGGGGAAATTTGGGCTTGAGGAAGAGGTGGAAAGACTGAAAAGGGATAAGAATGTTCTTATGCAGGAACTTGTTAGGTTGAGACAGAAACAGCAAGGGACTGATAACCAATTGCAAAATGTTGGGCAACGTGTGCAGTCAATGGAGCAGCGTCAGCAGCAAATGATGTCATTCCTGGCTAAGGCCATGCAGAGCCCAGGCTTCTTAGCTCAATTTGTTCAGCAGCAGAATGAAAGTAGTAAACATATCCCTGGGAGCAATAAAAAGAGGAGGCTCCAGCGACAAGAAGAAGATAGTTTAGCCACCAAGGATCTCCATAGTTCTCTTGATGGACACATTGTCAAGTACCAGAGTTCCATAAATGAGGCTGCAAAAGCATTATTTCGCCAGATATTGCAAATAAACAATTCTACAACACAATCATCAATTAAGAACCCTGATGTTTTCCTTATTGATGATATTCCTTCTGCCATTGCATCAGATAGCAGTAGTTCATCCACTCAGGTTTCTAATGTGATGGTTCCACCTATATCTGAGCTGACGTCTATGGAAGTAGGATCACAGTTTCCTCTCAGTTGTATGCCCAGTAACATATCTGAGGTGCAGTCTTCACCTGCTGTTTTGGGTTTCTGTAGAAGTCAGGGGATGGAGACAGAAAGCAGTTTATTGAATCATGAGCTGAATGTTATGGGGGCTGATACTAGGAACATGGGGGAGATAGATATGATGTCAACTGTTTTAGATGAGGCAGACGAAGCTGATCATTTTTCACCTGACACAGATGGAATTTCTAAACTCCCAGAAATCAGTGATGAATTCTGGGAACTGTTTTTAAGGCCAAGCCCACTTACAGAAGACACAGAGGAAACTAAATGTAGCTCTCTAGGATGTGGTTTGACTGAAGATCAGGGTTTGCCTTCAGAAATGGGAAATAAGCAGGAAAATTTTGATACAATACAACATGTTGACTGTCTTACTCAACAGATGGGACTTCATGCATTGGAGTACTGA